The Montipora capricornis isolate CH-2021 chromosome 3, ASM3666992v2, whole genome shotgun sequence genome includes the window GGTATGTCTTATTGTCGCGTGCTGTGACGGCGATTTCTGTGAAAGCAACGGTATTGTACGCTGGTATACGTGTTTCTTCATTATTGTACGCCGGTGCTCGGCCGAAACatgcaaaataaacctaatggttcAATGTATTGGTCGTCTGTTGTGTAGTGTAGCTGAAATTTGGTATGAAATCCACATCGGGCGAAATCTTGCGGTGTGTTCACATTACTCTTAAGCTTGAGCCCGTCAATTGCATTTTCccttcacttgtattttcagatCTCAGTATCCAGATTACAGCTCTCCTCCTCTGTGGGCTTAAGGCTCTCTCTGAGGACCTGAGTTAATTATCCATTTGCGTACATTTCATTATTAAAAGACGCGAGGTGAATTTTATTTGGAAGGGCGCGTTTTATCGGAATTCGAACGTTCGATGACCAGATAGTTTTCGCATGGTCTAAAATCAAAACCGTGAGGTCTTCCGGGTTTTTACAAGGTTGAGGATGACCTAGAAAGAACTCTTTTAACAAGTTATCAGTCCCTTTAACGTTCTTGGTTTTGAAAATGCAGCATTCTGAATTTCCTTATTGTCACTTGCGTGAcacaaaacaatgaaatctGTTGTGATTGGAAATGTAATATGTCTTTCGTTATGATTCTCCGCAGTTTGAACGTTTCAAGTATATTAGGTGTTTCAAACTCATGTGTACTGTCTCGCAAGTGAAAGTAAGCACACTTGCTTAGGTTGTTTATGCATTCGTTTTCTACAACATTTAACGTTTGTACggcttcaaatttattttttatggcgtgacagtgaaaacgatctgtagGCAGGCTTGGGACTTGGATTGTCAGTCGATTTAAATTCACTAAACGCGCTCAGTGCATTTCAATAAATTGATATCCGAAAAACATTGAGGAAGTCGTTATTCATTGTCATTGTAGAAGTGAAACCATCTGATTTGGAACTATATGGCATAGAACGAAGTGGTCGATCGAGAGCATCGGCTCACCCGTGCGAGCATATTAATTCACACTGCACCTTCCTTTCGCACTCGATCTGTTGCAATCACTGGTtgatctttctttcttcttactAGGTCTATGGTTGAGAAAGTTCGTTTCTTAAATCTTCACACCCCTGACATATCAGCTAGTTCGACCGTTCTTGCAAAACACAGCACCGGATCGAAGTCTTCGTAGGTTTGCCGGGTGGGTTTGAAACCGGGCCGGTGTTTTTGGACAAATTTCGTCCATTTATTTCTTCAAGCCTCCTTTGTAGGAAGAAGATCAATTGATATACCTGGGGTCAAGCTGGGATTTTTGCAGCTGACTAGCCCAGGGCCGCTACGCACGCAATATTTTCCGCAGACTCTTTGTCTAACACAACTGATGACGTCATGAAGACCTTTTTGGTCGCGTGGGAAATGTCgcaattttttggccaaaatgcCGAAGTTCGTGCTGTGAAAAAACTCACTTCGGACATTTGTAGAAAGTTTCTAATAACGAAATCCCATCAAGCAAAGCCTGAATTTTAAGGATATGAAATAAAAGCTGGTGATGAAATTTCGAGTCATGTGCACTTTGCCAGAGTAGGAGTCTCTGGTGGGAAACTGAGTCAAAGGCTTGTGAAAAGTCAATTAAGGGTACATCTGTCCTGATACGCTTGTCCAGCAAGGATAAACAATCGTCACAGTGTTGTGATATTACTAAGTTAACGTATTCATAAACAGGGCAAACAGGAAGTTTTAATAAATCCGTTGCCCTGGTCGTTGGTCCATGACACCTGCTATGATAGAAGACGAAACAAAACGACCAGTCTGGACTTTTCTCTGGGTATCCTCGAAACTTCTAAAGTTCCACCCAATATACCCATGCTCATTACAGCACAAAATTGTTTCGTTTCCGTTCGTTTAGGATGGGGCCTTTTGGGAGCGAGGTTGTAAATTGCTCTGGTCACATTTTTGTCAAATTTCTGGCGATGGTGTCAATTTTACCAAATTCTGTTACAAGGGGGTTTCCTCTTTTTCCGGAATTGGCTGTACTATCTTGCTGAGATCGATATCTTCCATTTTCCGCTCTTTCCTAATGGGGTGTATCTTAGGGCGACATCTACAGCACATCATGTACTTGATCTTTTGGATGAACTGTTGATTGATCAAGGCATACACAATTGGGTTGACAGCAGAATTAAACATGACCACTGTAGATTGCGTGACATATGCAACATCACCAGGGCCGAACGTGGGCGAAAAGATAGCCACCAAATAGGTAATAGCTCCAGATATCCAACACACCGCGAATATAACACTAACTGTGACGACCATGAGGGTGACTCGCTTCCGTACTTTCAACACTCCCTGCTGATCAAAATAGgtttttgaaaacatatttaaaTCTATCCGATCATAAATGGAGACTCGAGgactatttttctttcttctcttcaTTTCCTAGGCAGGCTTTGGACCTACTCATTGAGTATGGCTCGCTGGTCTGCTGGACATACAAATTCAATGGAATAAAATTAGAGCCCAGCAAATTGTAGCCCATCATCTTTCCCCACGGGCGCATTATACTTGAAACCTATAGTTGCATAAGACACTTATTTTCTACTCCTCTTACGATATTTACGTGTTAAATGTAAATTTACGTTGACGTCTTAGCCTCCGTTGTTTTTTCAGTTTACGTCAACCTTTAGCAAGTCGGATTGACCTCTTTACTGGCGCGATGTTTCGCCACTGCTCAGTATGCCCGTGACGCTTAGCTTTTCATCATCACGGTACCTACAAACTTGACGGATAATTTACAGTGAATTTAACGATCTCGTTAGTATATTGTGTTTCAACAGCATTTTattcttttgcattttggttCGTTTATCGAGTAGCTATATCACGTTAAGTTATCATTTGAAATCTTCTTTAATTACTTCATAACATGTGTATATATATTCTGTAAATTCGTTAGAACTCCAAATAAAGCTAATGAAGACTGGTATTGGCCAGCCGCAATAtcgttaaaaaatacatttccgCGTTGTATTATCAGTCGTGCGgcaatagtctacttgactttcataaatatataataaccaaaattaatcctaacctgacctgTGGTGTTTAAAAGATGAACAAGCAGGAACAAAATCTCTACGGCCAAGTTTTCTAAAATAATGACGAGTAAGAAGTAACAGGTTCGAATTCTGTGCGGTTTTGAATCAATCATTTTTTTGTCACGCAGTCGGGAGAAACGGCCAATTGACTCCTTCGGTAGTTTCTCTCGACTGCTTGACGAAACGCATTGGACTCAAACGGCACATTGCTTGACTGACTCTGCTGGAAGTGTGACACTTCAGTCTCTTCCTAATCTAACCTTACCTGCTGCCGATTGTCGAAGGCACTGTGCTCTGGGCGATGAAACCACAAAGTGTAAACGACTCTAAAGTAAAGAACGGCCATTATCACAACCGGAAAAAACGCCAATAGCAGACACCAAAGCATAGTATAGGTTTTGCCCATCCATTTTTCGGGGTATCCTCTGATACAGAAAGTTGCTTTTGGATCAAAATTCTTGACTATAAAACCTGGCAAACACATCACCACTCCAAAAATCCAGGAACATGGAATAAGCACCTGAAATAACAGAAGGGAGAGGAGAGATTTTTCCACTCTCAGAGAGGATGATGAATGATGAGCTGCCTGCTCATTGTGTGAgcgcattctcgtcaccagagccttggatcgacacaaggctctgggaaactctatctaggaaaacatgtaccgtagggttcttgtagccaaaaattggctatttgaaccttactaCGCCtactcactcctcgtgctaacatgaatgcactaattagagacgcttttgattgttcttcacgaaaaccaatgagaacacactttgcttcagggttccccagatctcttctctccctcagtcaagagaagagctctgaggTCGAGATTGTGTGTGAGTGAACCAATGCGTGCATGCGCAAGAAGAGAGACAACACATCTCCATGCCCCATGAAAGTTTTTTGAATCTATTTTAAGCTCCGCGCCATGCTGTTAAAGTTATTTTGGCCTCGTGCCCTTGGTCGCGCAGCCAATGATAACCAATAAACCTTAAAATAGTCGCGCATCATGACCACAGGCAAAATTTAGATTGAAAAAAAGTTGTGTTCTCTCCCATAATCCGGCTCTTTTGAGGCATGAACCTATAATAGAAAGACCATTCACATTAACGGCGACTACACTGGTCAGGGTGTGGAAAACGAGGAGAGCTGACCAGATGCAGGGTGGTCGGTAAAGTGGAGCGTGTCAAGCATCGGGTACGCCTCAAGACGGCCTCACGATAACGCAATGAGTGAACGTAGTGATGAAAACCGAGACCGAGCTAATTAAGTATGCGTACCCTAATTTGTCTCTTCTCTGCGTACCCTCGTTTGTCTCTAACCACGCTATTGGTTATTGTTTGTTAACTTGGCTTGAAGAATACAAAGTTGATGCTACACCCCCCCTTAACCCTGGTATCGACCCTCGTGCCGTTGTCTTTATCAGGGGTGATTTACGGCTGAAGCAAGAGTCCTTCTATACTCACTGATTGATGTCAACACTGTTAAATGGGGCTGTCTACGAAGAATAGAACCTTGGTACATTAATTTCAcccacgccccccccccccccccccttcccgttTAAGGGGCGTTTATCTCAAATCTTTTAATCAATTAGTACAAAACGACTCAGGTTTTAGCCTTGGAGCAACTCTCATCAAGACAATGTCGAAATGTTGGgttttttaatttacatttagTGTTCGTCAAACAAGAGTAGCATCAAACCATGTTTGAGAGGGAGCTTTTCTGTCGACACTCTGATTGACGATAAAAAGCAGTGGTGTCACCAGTTCAGCATCCCACCTGGTTGGTAAAACAAAAAATCGATGGCTTTGTTTGTTACAGCATGCACGTTACTGCGTGACATTCGCTCTTAACTCGCCGCCACTTTGTTGTTTCGCTCTTGTGCTTATAGGTACTTTATGTATTCCTTAAAGGTAGCCAAAGATAGGGTATTTAGATGTATTCATAATACTGGATACCCTATATTAAAAGATACATGAGGTACCAAGGCGTGTGCTACTATAGGCCTCTTTCACAATGACGGAAAAATAAGTTCATCTTTTATTCAAAAAAACTCATTCTAGCCTCGACTAGCCTCGATACGTtaaacaaaaattcaaacacTTTATTCGAGGAAGGTCTAATCAAGTACAGCTATaattctcgcagttatggacgcaatttttagcaattgcgtagagaagtctgaaaacttcaggacttcaacggggtttgagcccgtgacctcgcgatactggtgcgacgctctaaccaactgagctatgaagtcactgacgttgggagctggccatttgtgggttctaactttcccgtgaggaatgaatcattgaaggaaatgatatatgaaatgaattatacactgaactgcggatatgaaatgatcctcgcagttatggacgcaattttttttgttgattcattcctcacgggaaaattagaacccacaaatgaccagctcgcAACGTCGGTGGCTTCATAGATCTTTATAGCTCAgtaggttagagcgtcgcaacggcatcgcgaggtcacgggttcaagtcctgaagttttcagccttctctacgcaatgctaaaaattgcgtccataactgcgaggatcatagctttgcttgatttcatatccgcagttcagcatatgattcatttcatacatcatttcgttCCTTGAAGGTCTAATCACCGTAAAGAAAGAACAATAACAAACCGGTCGCCATTTGTCAAAGTGGTTTAGGCGGTTTAGGAAAATGAAATCTTCTTCAGTTGACCGTCATCTTGCACTGTGTTGTTCCTCTCAAATTATCATATTTTTACCTACGACATAATAGCCTCTGACAAGGTTTGATGCTCCCCTGGCTTAAAAATGAATATAACCAAGAGAGTTTGAGGAATCCCCCATATTTGGCCCTATTCTGATAAAAGAGTATTTGAAATCTGTTTAACATATAAATTACATGTTGCAGTGCGTCCGTTCATtaacagatgacgtcaaaatgtgacaggaacaacaacaacaacaaaaaaaaagcgcACAAGgggatagccgagtgtgtcaccgCTGTTTTcacacattttgacgtctttgAACAGACTTATGGAAACATGGGATAtcatccaccaacatggcaAGTGGGGACGTCTTCTTTGTCCCGATTGGTGTTAGTGAACATTTTGAATAccttatattttcttttttaattgtatttattataacaataggtagttatttatatatattataaagAGAAATTATGTAATTCAGCAAGTCggctgcaaataatttttaataaactactactactactactactactactactactactactactaactactactactactactacttctactactactattactactactactactactactactactaactactactacttctacttctactactactactacttctactactactactgctactactactactactactactactactactactactactaactactactactactactactactactacttctactactactactgctactactactactaactactactactaactactactacttctacttctactactactactacttctgcTACTACTattgctactactactactactactactactacaactactaactactactactactactactactactactaaatactactactactactacttctactactacctactactacttctacttctactactactactactacttctactactactactactgctactactactactactactactactactactactacttctactactactactgctactactactactactactactactactactaagtactactactactactactactacttctactactattactactagttctactactactaagtactactacttctacttctactactactactacttctactactactactgctactactactactactactactactactactactactactactactactactactactactactactactactactactactactactactactactactactactaattctactactactactgctactgctactactactactactactactactactactactactactactactactactactactactactactactactactactactactactactactactactactactactactactactactactgctactactactactactaccactactactactactactaactactactactactactactacttctactactactattactactactaatactactacta containing:
- the LOC138039802 gene encoding pyroglutamylated RF-amide peptide receptor-like; translated protein: MQKYTESLPAQIGITTANSILAVLNVVGNSLVCLVVIRHQDMRTSINYLLMNLAVADMLVGLFFTPQYIFMHMFTHPDGVAGNTLCKLLTGSNVAWVGGATSVFTLVVIAIERYSAVTDPFGAKGRLTTPKLKVLIPCSWIFGVVMCLPGFIVKNFDPKATFCIRGYPEKWMGKTYTMLWCLLLAFFPVVIMAVLYFRVVYTLWFHRPEHSAFDNRQQGVLKVRKRVTLMVVTVSVIFAVCWISGAITYLVAIFSPTFGPGDVAYVTQSTVVMFNSAVNPIVYALINQQFIQKIKYMMCCRCRPKIHPIRKERKMEDIDLSKIVQPIPEKEETPL